The genomic window ggctgcccctgcaTCAGTTCCAGCCCACTCCAAAATGGACCcactgcaggacacagctgagcccatcagcaaagctggtggctctgctgtgataacatatttaagaaagggtaaaaatgctgcacagcagccagagagaggagtcAGAATATgcaagagaaacaactctgcagacaccgagatcagtgaagaaggagggggaagaggtgctccagtgcagagattcccctgcagcccctggagaagaccatggcgaggcaggctgtccccctcaTGTCAgtggaggtccacagtggagcagatatccacctgcagcctgtggaggaccccacacctCAGCAGGTGGATTACCGTAATAAAGTATATGCATACATTGCTCctcctgaaataaaaatcttcccAAGTTTAAGAGATTCAAGTGTAAGAAGTGTGCATAAagcaacaatattttttttaattatgtaaaataCTCTAAAGACAGCTGAACTTTGGTCttagttttaaatttttacacTTTCTTCTCCTCAGTAGACAATAGGAATAGTTATTAAAAATCCAGTCAGCCTTTAAATTGGAGTTGCCAACTCTGGAACACAGAACACCACAAATGGAAGAATATCTGCAACAGATTTCCCATAGAAAAAGTGCATATTAAAGAACTAAGTCATCCTTTTTTTCTACAGACTAAAGACAGAAGCCCAATAAAAGTACCATTAGCAGCCACCAAGTCAATGGCACAAAGATTTGTTTCTAGAATCAGTAGTCTTATACCAAGATTAGAGTAAAATTTagaaagagaggagggaagatATCCCCTATAATGTTTAGCACTgatgttacagaaaaataagttttaccAGGAATACCTGTATGAAAGTTGTTTTACTTCTTTACTGGAGAGCGAAAcaatttaaaacttaaaaatgggtattttaaaaacctttctgtGCCcagttttcttggaaaaaacacagttaaGGTACAGAAAACTCGAGTTAGTTTATTTGGGGTTACACTCTCTTAGTTTTCCCAGTTCAAAGACACTCATGTGATTGAGTTACATCAATGAACCAGCATCCTAAGAGTTCTGAAAAGCAAATCCAGAAATTCAGCTATGACCCAAAAAGACACAGTTGTTTTAAGCTTAGATTTCCAGGAACAGAAATTTCATCTACTAACAAATTTCATCTACTAACAGTActaacaaactaaaaataattactgcagGCATTTTCTAAGCAGtaacaagagagagaaaacaaatataaacatgcattttaataaatgaaatactgGTTCCAAGAGCCTAGGTTATGctgcttgttttatttaaagaaaataagcaacttCTCTGTATGTATGGTTTTAATTATGGATGTACAATATTATTCTCTATAAAAAACAAGTATGCCCATAACTAAGAATTTACAAGAAGCTTGTTTAAGATGTCATTAAGAATAAGAAATGAGGTGCTTACCCACTGAATTTCTATGCCTTTTGATAGATTATCAAGTCTTTCAAAATCTTCTTTATTTATTACACTTCCTCCTGAACTTGTTCGCCAGccatttgttttccagttgtCAACCCAGCTCGTAATACCTATGCAAAGGGAGCATTACCATAAAAACGCTATTGAGGAAGCTAGCAAGGATCAAGATGGAGCAAACAGCCTTTTAACAAGACATTAAACTCTATACAAAGTCACAGGCAAAGACGCTGGAGATAGAAGGTATTCTTGTTTGGTTCTCTACTACTGTCTTTCAGGattgtatttttccattattactTGAAATATACGACCACAGGTCGCTATCCTAAACAGGTCTACAATCTTATATATGCATTACACATAAAATCACAATATGAATGTCAATAAACTGAAGCTAAGGATTTGCTTGATGGTACAGTAAGCTAGAACAAATCTACAGCTTTATTTGTTTTGAGAAATTGAGGAGACACACATGCATAGAGGAAAAACAGATGGCCACCCATCTTATGGCTTCTGCATGCTAAACAGAATCTTTCAGAGAAGGACCACGTACACAGCTTTCTACAGAACAAGATTTAACATTCTGGCCATCCCTTGCTGGCCAGAAAATTTACTGTATTACTCCttaaataaggatttttttttttttatttaagtatcTTTGCTGGTCTCAGCAATGTAAGACATCCTTACTGCTTTCATGACAAACAGACCTGAACCAAATAGAGAATCACCAATCCTGCATACAAAACCTCctaaaacccaaaccaaaccatatCCATTTGTACTTAACTGCAAGCTGCCTCCTCTGGtatcttaaaaaataactcCTAGACACATTTACAAAATAACTTTGATTAAACAAGAGTGGAACCTGCACCTCAGTGACCCAAAATGCAAGAGCAAActgcaagcaaaaccaaagagacTAAGACATCGCACCTAAagattcttcttttcctccctcataCTTAAGTCTCACACTTAACAGGAATTTTATCCGAGACAGAAACTTTTCCTCTTTCGTAACACCGGTTTTACAGACATGATGATAGAGACTGTTCTCCCACAATGCAAAGAATTGCGAAGATGTTTCTTTGCTCCTCAATGCTTTGAGCAACTTGCTTCTTGCAACAAATTATGCACTTGGATTGTATCGATCAGTCCTGAAGAGTAGAGAGTCTTTCTtttactcttccctttttcaGAATGCTTCTAGTAGAGActaaaaaacaacccaccaccaccaaagaggagaagaaaaaaaaaaaagaaaaaaacacagaaaaaaccaaacccacacaCATTCTGCTCCTACAGGAAATGCTACACCTAAatcttttggggaaaataagCTACTCAAATGAGAGATTTACAAGATGATCCTTAGGGACAAGCAATGGACAATGCCTTTAAGTTGCTTCTTAACATTTACTGTCCCTTCCTCAACTTATGAACTAGAATCAGGAGGACAGAGCACAAGTCCTTGACACTCTTCACTTCTGAACAGAACCTCTTTCATGCACATGCAATTTGAAACAAGCAGCAAGTGACAGCTCCAGCAACTCCCTCCTTGACTAGCAGTCACTTGTTCCTACTCAGTAGCTTTCTGTCCTTTCTAGGGTATTGCTACTCAAGTTGACATCAGAGTTTTTCAAGGGAAGTTTTGCTTTACTTCTAAACATGAGCcacctgaaaaaggaaaaaaaaactcaTGCTCTTCTCTCATACTCCTCCACTTTCAGGAATCAGGAGGGCTTCTGGAAAGCAGAATGACTTATTTGGAGGAAAAGATACGCAGATTTTTAACATACAaccatttatttgctttattaataACAAGCAATGAAATAGATAATTACTTTCAGTGTTAGCGCTCAACTATAGGAAGTTATGCTAAGAACAAGATACTCGCattcctccccccaaaaaaaccccaaagcatgAAAGCGcaacatttaattttcaatcAAAAGTTGCGGTAAGttgttcgggttttttttgaaataacattaaacaaaacaacTCCACAGTGATTTGGAAACAGCAAACACATGTACTCCCTttgtaaaaatgtgaaatacaaagaaaaaatacttatgCAATTCCGAATTATCATGGGAGTAAAATCTGAAGATctcaggaaaaaggaagaagttttattcagaaattaaatcttACTGGCTGCTTCATATAGTATTTATAGGGaataaaattagattttccAAATCTTTGGATGAGGGTGAAACTGTAAATACATACTCTGATCCCATACCATCTCTGGCTAGTCTTCTAGTGTAGCCTGAAAGCTTGGACATGTAGTCTACATGTAAAAAGCAAGGAAACTTGAACGTACTTCATATGTGTGTATTAAGACAGCCTCTTCAAtcccagcaaaacaaaacataaaacctGCAGGGTTACTACACCAACTCCTGAGTACATCCTTAACAGATTATACATGAACAACATTTTTTCCAGACTTCATGTCATACTGAATGCCTTAAGACAAAAATCTTGTAGTTACTTCTGTCAGCCTTTACTCTAACAGGCACTTTGTCTCTATTCATTTTTCACGCAGTTAGCAGGTGGTCCCTGTAATATTCTGAAGTTTTTCCCCAAGCAGTCACGAGTATTGAAATAAGttatgcattttcttccttatatcccTCTCCCCAGGACTCAGTACGTTTTGTGGGCCATATGTAATGAAATAGTATGCAGTGTGTCTTTAAGAATCAGGAAAACTAAAATCATTAACTTACCGTTAATTGTGAACTTGCTATCAGTGTAGATAATTAGTTTCTTGATATTTTGACTCTTTGCTTGCTCTATTGCTTTGCAGGCAGCCTTAAGAACATTTAAATAGAATCACAGTTCAGAACACGATTTTGAATACACGCAATTAAAATACCAGTAAAGTACCTGACGCTAACACAGAACTACAAAGAACATTACAGTAAATCTCTCCATCAGTGAATATCAACATGCTTTAGAGCAGAGGTTCCCAAAATTATGCGTGCAGACGACCACTTAATGAATCAGGCAAACAGGGAGCCACTTAAGTTtcactggcaaaaaaaacccataaacaTTCTGATGTTCAACGCTGTACTGAAGGAGTAGCCTTCTGCCCAGTTTTCTAATTCTCAAAGCCTCTATCAACTGCACACCAAGTTTTAGGCATTTTCTCCGTAACTTTGAGGAGGAAGGATCCATATCAGTTCCAACAGTCTGGAACCCCTaaaagggtttctttttgttggggttttttttggtgctatgaaataaaattagagGGAGAAGTGGCTGGGTCTGGATGTagagctgaaaagctttttaGTGACAACTTTGATCCTTAGCACACAACCATTACCTCTCCTTGTCCCTCACTAAAATGAACTTCCTGTAGTTTTTAAGCACATCAATTCCCCATTTCAGTTCATCTCCAAACACACagtgcaggacagcagcagtACCAGAATTAAGATGAGGTGAGAAGGGAAGACAAAATCTGCTGTTGCCAACAGAAGTTTACTTCAGAAGTAACAGAAGTTACCCCTGAGAGCCTAGAATTGTTTGTTATATTTACTTAAGGAATATGATTCTCTGGATCCTATCACAATAAGAAGTCGATTCTCCTCTTAACCACTACTCAGCAGCCCTCACCCCAAGGTCTCAGATATACACATTGAAAATGCAAAGGGTACCATACAGATTTGAGAACCAGGCTTTCCTAATGCGAGGCTGTTTTAAATAGCTGTGCTTGGCCTGATGATATTTGGGAATTCTCAAGGTGAAAAGAGAACCATTTGTTTCAAGTCATAACTCCTGATGTTTTGTGTACTTCCCTCACAGCTCCGTAACTGGTTTCTGAAGGCCAGAGTTGAAATAGTCATGAGTGCGCTAGTGGGGTCTAACATGCAGAAGCATTTTAGGACACTTACTACTTACATGTATTTCTGCTCTTTGATTAGTCTGCCGTCCAGGAAGTCTTTCACTGGTATTTCTGTGTCCAAGGAATGAATAGTAAATTAGTTACCCCAAATATTCAGAATTGTGTATAATGACTACacattagaaaaataagtatAAGAGagctacttttctttttataaaggaGGATGAATAGATATTCTAGCTCTAACTTCCACCTGCATAGTGCAACCTGCATATTTGGACTCGCCATCAATATGCAATTACATTagttgtcttctgtgcaaacCTACACCTATTTTAAACTTTCTGCATCACTTGAATTATAGCTTCAGCccataaaaatgttatttctagTTGGTTTTCCCCACATTCTTACCCCCCACAGAAGcagatttctcttttccccctcAGTAACTCACTAGTCTCATAGCACTGTCATTTAGAGTCTCAACAGCAGGGTTTCATATTCAAAAGGAGGCTGGTATTGTAAACCGCacacaaaacaaacagtaacatattagaaaaaaaaaaaaaatccatccagCTACTTACAAAGGGTGACCCGGTCCCCAGTAGACACCTATTCCAGCACGTGCCCTATTACGTCCATTACCTGAGCAACAACCATCTGTATAAACGACTGCAAAGTCACCTACAAAAGAATTaccaaaagcaaaaattcagGCACTCCTTCAAGGATGTAAACTCtttaagcaaaaagaaatgtctgCCAGTGGATTAATCCTCAAAACTTCCCTCCCCAGAGAGTCCTTCAAAAAGTTAGCTACAGAAGCCATGTAAATTAGTAATGCAGAATATCAGAAGTCCCACCGCAGCTTCACACCCTCATTGGTGTCAAATTAGTCAGCCTCAGGAAGCACCTCTGCCCCAAGTTCCATATTCTCGCGACAGTTCCTGTCTTCTTCAGTCAACTTTAAAACCTACCAGctacatctgtatttttaaacatagtCTGTAATCCAGACACACATAAAATCACACCTATAACAATCAGATTAAGCTATATGTTGATACCAGTTAAAGCCAATTAAAATCACACTGAAAGACAATATGAACAAATATATCATGGCtcacatttccatttcaaaaagaaacaatgttATGCTGGGCTTGATGCTGCCATACACAAACCTCCCTAAAAGCCTTCTACTAATTACACTTGTTAGTTATGAAAGAGTGCAAAGAACTCAAAAGAATTATAGGAATAATGAAAGACCTCACCCATATATGAAAATTTATCTTCACTGACTGTTGGCACTGAGTATACTTCATCATGTTTTACACGCTTTGCAGTATGTTCTTCATTTGTAGACTGTTCATACGGCCTTTTGCATGTATTGCAACACAAGATGCTTATTTCTGGTTCCTCTCTCTGGCTACCACTTTCCTGTGTAACAGCTGGAGGACCGTGTGccccttccaaaaaaaaaaaaaaaaaagaaaaaaaagttcaaatatATACAAGatcaaattttatttgaaacaacTGCTTCTAAAGACAACAATTATTATCACCTATTAGCAATGCCAGTGTGTTAACTGACACTGCCCCAAACTATTatgcaaaaaatattacagtatgCACCAGTCATTCTTTATCCTAGATCAAACTGATGTGGAGACACACACGTAATAGCCCTTAAAACGGACACGGTACAAGCAATGTTCTCCAAGTATCTACAGAAACACTGTCATCGCAGAGACGCATCCATCGCCGCGTCCGGAGGGCAGGGCCACCGCTGCACTTACCACCACGGCATTCCGCCAGTTACAGGACGTCCACCAAAGGATAAACAGAAGCTGCTACTGTTTACGCGGACACCACGCAGAAGCCAGGTGGGCTGTGCCAgtgcgcggcgcggcgcggggcggggcggggcggggcggggcggcctccctccccccacttCCCCGGCCGgccgccctcccctcccgcccggGCCGAGGTAAGGCGGGAGGCGGGGGAAGGACGAGCTACCTGCCGGCtcgggctgctgctgccccggaAGACCGGCGCGCACGAAGGCCCAGGCGTCCTTCTCGGTGGCGAACTTCTTGAAGCTAGCGGAGGGGAACTTGTTCACCTGCTCCTGACACTCCGCCCTGCAACACAGGGGGCGGGGGTGAGGCTGGCGCCGggccggcccggcggcggctccccgcgctgccccggccgcGGTCCTTACCAGGTGCGGTAGACACCCGTCCGCCGGCCCTTGCGCACCGCGTAGAACATGCTGTCGCCCTTGGAGACAAAACAGGAGTGACTGAGCACCGCCACGAGCCACCGCAACATggcgcagccccgccgccatccgcgcccccgccccgcggcccccgcctAGGCCACCAcaccccgccgccgccgcagctcGCCGCCGCTCCTGTGCCCCGCCCCCCCGCTCATGCGCATGCGTGGCGGCCACAGAGCGGTAACGGAAACGAGGGCGCGCTGAGGGCTTCCCTACGAGCCGCGAGAGAGGCCAAACTTACTGGAAAGGTCCAGGGTttgggcattttgtttgtttttgtttccccCCATAATAACTGTGTGTTAAAAGCCATCTAAAGCAGCTTTTGTTGCGGGGGAGGGGACACGAGAGGTATGAGATCACAGCAGTTTGCACTAACGCCTCGTTCTGAAAGCCCCTGTTattaaaagacaaatgaaatCTCACAGGTGCCCTCAGCTGATGTTCTCCCCTGGCAGCCCACATAACGGTCCCGGTCCTGCAATCGGCTCCGGCCACCTCTTGGTCCCTAACAAGCCATTAAAACGAACGGTGCACCACCCGAGAGTAAACGTATCCTACAACCTGCTGCTCAGTCCCCGCTTGCCCTTCGCGGCTTGACAGGCACCCAAAGAAGGATGGTCACTGAAAGATGGCACACGCATCAACATATTTAGTGTGTCCAAAAGTCTAGAGCTGAAGAAGGTCGTTAAACTGGTTCTCATCGTGCTATTTAAATCAAGGGTTCCTGGTAAGCGCGTTCCAGTTGAGCCCCGTACCGTGAAGGCCTCTGAAGTCATGAGAACCACCTTGTCCAAGAAGGTTAAAGTTCAAACTGCTGCCACCTGCGACCTGCTGTCACATATCCTCCTATCGGGCGTGTCACGTTCTTGGAGACCAAAGCCGGGAGGTCTGGGTACGTGCCAAATTCACTGCCTCAGCTGAGCTTCTGATGAGATCAAAGCACACAAGATGGGGGCACAGGCATGGCCACCTCCAGAAACAGCCCAGTGTATATATGCTGCTGCGTTTTCAGCTGCTGGATTTCCCTTGTAGCTCTAATACGGATGTATTGTGACAAAGCTGACCTCAAGATGCCAGAGCTGTAGAGCATTGTATTCAGATTTACAAGGGTGGCCTAGTATAATGCCAAGAATGTGAAACACTGACGTTAATTTTGCCTTCCATTGCAAAAACAGCAAATGCGTTCAACATTACTGTGCGTATCAGTTGGATGACACctctcttgggaaaaaaaagcaaagagcttACGCATTTGACAGGCCTTGGTGGAATACAGAAACAATTTGGCCAGTGTTGTATCAGTATAtaattactgcatttttcttgcttcttccaACATATTCATGAGACTTCATATTACTCTTACTTACAAAATGCTTACgtctggtttttttcagattatttacATTAATTACCTCTGTAAAGGTTTCCACTGAGACTCTCGGGCTTTTCACTGCTTCCTGCctgtggtatttttattttattgctcttgattagcttttcttttaattatggTTTTCTATAGCGGATGGATTTCTTATGCCTTACAGGTTTACACATTCATATTACTCGTGGTCTTCTTTGGGCAACTAAAGGAGCAACGAACAGTAAgtgatggggaaagaaaagactttCTGTTACACTCATTAATTCTCTGGTTGAACAGATTCATACATCTAATTTACATGCAAGGACTGAACAGTAACTCTCCTGTTGTCATGACCAAAATACAGAGCTCAGattcaaaccaaaataaaaaaagatttttgaagtCCACTGAGTACCATACACATtactttcattgctttttctcccagttGGTAAAACTGAGGCTGCATATGATCAGCCAGCCCTACCTTTACTGCTGCATCTCCATTGCTgatttttccttgctgttgtgCTGCAGTTGCAGGAGAGATGGATCCCTTTCCTCATGTGACAGTTGGCATTTTTACCCCTGTGGCATTTAGCACTGCTAGGCTAAGCAATACCTGTGCTTGCTTTATGGCACTTGCTCTCTGGTTGCTGTAGCACTAGTggatttgtggggtttttcacTCAGCCCGGGACAGAGAGCACGTTTCAAGCACTGTAACTCACAGTTTTGTGAAGTGAGTACGAAGACTCATCAAGAAGTGAACCATTTAGTCCCCACCTGCAAAGCTGAAGGGTCCAGTCACAAAAGGTCTCCTCATCTGAATACAGAATAATGTGAATATATACATGGATAGGTCTTTAAGTGGGTTTCATAAATGATGTAGCACTTTTAATCAATGCCACAGTTACACACGGTAACCCTGTGTAGCCACTGTAGAATAATCAAATCTACCCAATTTTTGCGAAATCAAAGCTTGCACGAGCACTTGTGCTACCACAGCCGAGGTATTGGGAATGAGCAGCTAAGGGAAAAGAGAGTAGAGCAAGTCTCCCTGTTTGGTGGAAACATGGTGGCACCATGTTGAGTGGTCATTGAGCCATGGCCTGATAGTGAGTGTTCCTCTCAACACACTGCATTATAAATTCAGCCGTATTTTACTGCCCCCCTTATTCAGCTTATAAGGGGTCCTGTGTTTTCCCCCCCACTAGAACCAAAACttgtttattaatttattaacatATTTTCTTGGCAgccatttctgtatttataaaagacagtctgcagaaaaaaataggacTTAGTATATGCATACAAAATACACTCATCACTTAAGTAAGGGCATGTGTCTGTAGGACATTTTTACTTAAACTCACTGTAAATGTTAGCTGATTACTTTGTCCCGCATTAATGCATGTAATGTATACATTAGCTAAGCATTTTAATCTtctttgataaatattttagcTCAAAACATGTTTAACCATAATATGGTTCCCCACATaagcttttaaagcaaaatttcatGTGACCTGAATCAAGTGTTTCCTATTTAAAACTGAGCTTTTAGGTAGGTAGGTCACTAGGTAGTCACTTTATCTAGCATACCCTGCAAGTGCAAGTTAAATTGCCATCTCATTACcttgattaaaaatataagaCAGGAAAAGGAAGTGTTTTATCTTCCTTCTCAGAACTGAGATCTTGCAGAACAAAAAACTTGCCCGTACTTCAGTGTAAAACTATCCCCTAGCATCATCGCAATCTTCAGTTGACCCTTAGAGGAACAGCCTATTAAGCTTTGAAACTTTGGTGTGGTTATACAAGCCTCTTCCAGATAAGTGACCTAGTAATAGACTCAGTTTTG from Gavia stellata isolate bGavSte3 chromosome 2, bGavSte3.hap2, whole genome shotgun sequence includes these protein-coding regions:
- the RNASEH1 gene encoding ribonuclease H1; this encodes MLRWLVAVLSHSCFVSKGDSMFYAVRKGRRTGVYRTWAECQEQVNKFPSASFKKFATEKDAWAFVRAGLPGQQQPEPAGAHGPPAVTQESGSQREEPEISILCCNTCKRPYEQSTNEEHTAKRVKHDEVYSVPTVSEDKFSYMGDFAVVYTDGCCSGNGRNRARAGIGVYWGPGHPLNTSERLPGRQTNQRAEIHAACKAIEQAKSQNIKKLIIYTDSKFTINGITSWVDNWKTNGWRTSSGGSVINKEDFERLDNLSKGIEIQWMHIPGHAGFQGNEEADRLAREGASKQKS